The Vibrio sp. 10N DNA window GAGTTTGTGCTGACATTACGTTAAAACCAAACCAACCAACACTTAAAATCCAGGCACCGAGCGCTAAGAAAGGAATATTAGAAGGAGCAAAGTTGGTGTGTTTACCAGCACGAATACGCCCTTTTCTCATCCCTAGGAAAATCACGGCAACTAACGCAATCCAGCCCCCAACACCGTGAACAACGACTGAGCCTGCGAAGTCATGAAAGCCAGCACCAAAGCTCACTTCTAACAGACTTTGAAACCCAAAATTGCCATTCCAAATCATGCCCTCAAACAGCGGATAAACAACACCCACCGTGAAAAAAGTTGCCAGCAACACTGGGTAGAACCGAGCGCGTTCCGCTATACCACCAGAGACAATGGCGGGGATCGCTGCTGCGAATGTAAGTAAGAAGAAAAACTTCACTAATTCATAGCCATTGCCCGTCGACAAGGTTTCCGCATCCGCAAAAAACGTACCGCCATAAGCAACCCAATAGCCGATAAAGAAATAAGCAATGGCCGAGACACCAAAATCTGCCAAGATTTTCACCAAGGCATTCACTTGGTTTTTATGCCTTACCGTCCCCACCTCAAGAAATGCAAACCCAGCGTGCATTAAGAACACCATAATGGCACCCAATAGTAAGAAAAGCGTATCTGAACTCTGAGTGAGTGTTTGTACTGCACCATGTACGTGCTCTACAGAGGGGGTCATAAGTCGATTACTCCTTTATCATTTAGTACTGGCACGCACCAAAAGCGTGCTACATCGTATTGCTTCACACCAATTTGGTGAGCGCAATTTTTACTGAACGACAGTTAGAGCAAAGAACGTTCCAAGTTAATAGGAACAATATAATTTAGTATAACCTAATGAATTTAAAGGAATTATAATTCATAAGGTTTTCTAAGACTGCTACGCCACACGGCTTAAATGCACCATATAAGGGATAGCGCACCAATTTGGCGTGCACTGTAATGTTGCATTTATGTTGCTGACTCTCATCTAAGAAGATAAAAAAAGGGTTGTAGTCTAACTACAACCCTTCTCGATATACCCACCAAATCTTATGGCAGATGTTTGATTGGCTCAGCACTTTCTCCAAACGTCATCGGTATGTTTTGCTTAAGTTTGTTCATGCCAGCAAACATACGAATGATCCAGACCACAATCGCAACCGATGCGAACAGCATACCTACATAAGGGATGAAGTTAGCAATCTGGTCGAGCCAAGTTGCCTGATACCAATAATGCGTTACGCCTTTAAGCAAGCCATTGGAGGTTGCTACAGTGACAATTAACACAACAAAGAAGGTCAGGTTGAGAAAGAAGGTTCTGATCAACCCATAATAGTGAGAATTAACCACATCACTATCCTCTCCTTTGTCCAAGCGATAGCCCGCATAGACTATAGCGATAACGCCTGAGATTAATAGCGTAAAAGGCGTAAAGAGGCTAAGAATGTAAGCTATCCAAATACCTTTGTGTTGTTGGTGCATATTCTTGATCTCTCCCTTAACTCATATCGCTGCGTGTTTTAGCATCGCTAGGTGGTGATTTTTCTGGTTCAGGTGTTGGGTTATCGAGCTCGTGTTTGACTTCCTCATACCAAAGGTCGTGATGCTCCTTAGCCCACGTTTCGTCAACTTCACCTGTCACCATACCTTCCAAGGCCCCTTCCATACCGAACAAGCCGATATAAATATGGAAAATGAAACCACAGATCAGGATCAATGCCGCCAGCATATGGATAAGGTTTGACCATTCCATATCACGACGTGTTTGACCGAAGATTGGAAAATCGAGGATAAGACCACTTGCCGCAACGACAGCACCAACAATGATCAACATCCAGAACAGAACTTTCTCACCCGCATTAGAGAACCCCGCCGATGGATGACTGCCCTTATGCTTACCGGCCATGCCGCCTAACTTCATAAACCACTGCACATCCACTTTTGTGAAAATAGATTTACTCCACCACTTAATAAGCAGTGCTACTAGGAGGACAAGGAACATAGGGCCCATATAGTTGTGGTACTGTTTCGCCAAATAGACGGTCCAGCCCCACAAGTCTGTCGGGACGTAAGGCTTCATAAAGTGCTTGCCATAAACCAGCATAAGACCACTGAAGGCCAGCGTTAAAAATACAAACGCCATACTCCAGTGGAGAGCTCGATCCATTCGACTCCATCGTTGCAGTTTTCTGCCCGTTCTGGCGCCAGAGAGTTTCATCGGACCGCCAATGAAATACGCTAACATCACAAGGGTAATACTACCAAAGATGGCGACCGCGCCAGCCGGAGACATCCACTTCTCTTTTAAGATGTACCACGTTTCACCAGGTGTACTGATTAACACACCGTGTTCAGGAGACGCAGAGGTGGTTGTCCCCTCTACCCCTTCTTTCACCATGCGCCAATAGTCAGCACCAGCAAGCTGTGTCATCTCACCTTGAACAACTTTATTGCTCTTACTTTCTTCAGCATGTACGCCAAACGACATCACAAGAACCACTGCTGCCAACACTGGCAGCAGTAATTGGAAGACAGAGCCAAGCAAACCTTGTTGTTTAGACAAAATAGCCATTGCTCTCTCCATTAGCTTTTAGTCGCGTCGTAAGCTAGGTCGTTGCCATCGGTCCAGCCCGCATCTTTCGCACCGCGTTCCACAACACGTTGACGGAAGATATCTGAAACTTTCGCTGCATCACCCGCCAGTAGCGCTTTGGTTGAACAAAGTTCAGCACACATTGGCAGCTTGCCTTCAGCAATACGGTTTGCACCGTACTTAGCACGCTCTTCCTCTGAATTATCTTCCGTTTCAGGGCCGCCAGCACAGAAAGTACATTTGTCCATTTTTCCGCGCTCACCAAAAGCGGCTTGTTTCGGAAACTGAGGTGCGCCAAATGGGCAAGCAAACAGACAGTAGCCACAACCAATGCATAGATCTTTGTTGTGAAGTACGATGCCATCTTCTGTACGCTCGAAACAGTCTGCAGGACATACCGCCATACAAGGTGCGTCGGTACAGTGCATACACGCCACTGAAATCGAGTTTTCGCCCGGAAGACCATCATTTAACGTAACCACGCGACGACGCTGAATACCCCATTGAAGTGCGTCGTCATTTTCGTTTTTACATGCGGTGACACAGCCGTTACATTCAATACAACGTTTGGTGTCACATAGGAATTTCATATTAGCCATTAGGTGACTCCTTACGCTTTCTTAATGTTACAGAGAGTGACTTTGGTTTCCTGCATCTGAGTCACTGGGTCATAACCATAGGTGGTCGCTGTGTTAGCCGCTTCACCAATGACGTAAGGCACGGTACCTTCTGGGTATTTGTTCGTTAGGTCCTCTCCTTGGAACTTACCGCCGAAGTGGAATGGTATAAACGCCAGACCCGGTTTCACGCGAGGTGTCACCATGGCTTTCACCTTAATGCGCCCTTTCTCTGCACCTTCAACCCACACCATGTCTCCGTCTTTGAAACCGATGTCATTAGCGTCTTTCGGGTTCACCTCAACAAACATCTCGCGTTGAAGCTCTGCCAACCATGGGTTAGAACGTGTTTCTTCACCACCACCTTCGTATTCAACCAAGCGGCCAGACGTCAGAACAATTGGGTACTCGCCAGATACGTCTTTGTCTTGTATCGATTTGTACATGGTCGGCAGACGATAAATGGATTCGCTGTCATCCCACGTTGGGTAATCAGCAACCAGATCTCGTCTTGGTGTGTAAAGTGGCTCACGGTGCAGTGGCACGCGATCCGGGAATGTCCATACAATGGCACGCGCTTTTGCGTTACCGAAAGGCATACACCCATGCTTAATAGCAACGCGCTGGATACCGCCTGACAAGTCGGTCTTCCAGTTCTTACCTTCCGCTGCCGCTTTTTCCTCTTCGGTGAGGTCATTCCACCAACCTAACTGCTTGATCAGCTTGTCGGTAAATTCTGGATAGCCATCTTCAAGTTCACACCCCAGTGAATAGCTATCTTCAGCCAATAAGTTATTGCCCTCAAACTCAACACCAAAACGAGCACGGAAGTTACCACCACCATCGGCAACGGCTTTCGACGTATCGTAAAGGATATGGGTACCTGGGTGTTTCATCTCTGGTGTACCCCAGCATGGCCAAGGCAGTCCGTAAGTTTCGCCATTAATCGGGCCGCCTTCTGCTACCAATGAGGTTTTATGGAAGGTGTGCCAATTTTGCTGGTGCGCTTTGATGCGCTCTGGACTCTGGCCTGTGTAGCCAATCGTCCACATCCCTTTGTTGAACTCTCGAGTAATGTCTTCGATGTTTGGCTGATTATTCTCAACGGCAACGTTTTTGAATAACTCTTTCTCGAAACCAAGTTTCTTGGTGAGAAGGTACATGATCTCATGGTCAGGCTTAGAGTCGAAGAGTGGTTCGATAACCTTGTCACGCCATTGAAGCGAGCGGTTCGAGGCAGTCACAGAACCATAAGTTTCAAACTGGGTGGTTGCTGGCAGCAGATAAACACCATCCGTACGGTTGTTCATTACCGCCGCGTGAGTTGGGTATGGATCGACAATCACCATCATGTCCAACTTCTGCATCGCTTTTTGCATCTCTACGCCACGGGTTTGCGAGTTCACCGCATGACCCCAGTAGAACATGGCACGAATGTTATCGTTTTGCTCGATGTTGTCTTTGTTTTCCAATACACCATCTATCCAACGGGACACAGGGATGCCCATGTTGTTCATTGGTTTTTTGCCACGATATTCATTTTGGTCAAAACGAGCTTTCACCCATTCGTAGTCCAAATCCCAGACTTTCGCCCAGTGTTTCCATGAGCCTTCTGCAAGGCCATAGTAGCCAGGTAGTGTGTGAGAAAGAACACCTAAGTCGGTTGCACCTTGTACGTTATCGTGACCACGGAAGATATTTGCACCACCGCCCGACTTACCAATGTTACCCAGAGCAAGCTCAAGTACACAGTAAGCGCGAGTATTGTTGTTACCCGTAGTATGCTGCGTACCACCCATACACCAAATGATGCTGCCTGGACGGTTTTCAGAAAGGATCTTCGCAGCTTTATAAACATCCGCTTCGCTAACGCCAGTCACGCGCTCAACTTCTTCTGGGTTCCATTTCGCCACTTCAGCACGGATTTCATCCATACCGTATACACGTTGGCGAATGAACTCTTGATCTTCCCACTTGTTGGCGAAGATGTGCCATAACAGACCCCAGATAAACGCAACGTCAGTACCCGGACGAAGTGAACAATAGTGATTTGCTTTTGCTGCTGTTCGCGTGCGACGAGGATCGGCCACCACTATTTGGCAACGGTTCTTCTCTTTAGCAATCAAAATATGCTGCATAGCTACCGGGTGCGCTTCAGCAGGGTTTGAACCAATGAACAGCATCGACTTACAGTTGTGCATGTCATTGAAAGAGTTGGTCATTGCACCATAACCCCAAGTGTTCGCAACACCGGATACTGTTGTAGAGTGACAGATACGCGCTTGGTGATCGACGTTATTGGTACCCCAAAGTGACGCCATTTTGCGGAACATATACGCTTGTTCGTTGCTGTGCTTTGCACTGCCCAGCCAGTAAACGGAATCTGGACCAGACTCTTTGCGGATCTCTAGAACTTTGTTGCCGATCTCTTCAATCGCATCTTCCCAGCTCAACTTCTTCCACTTGCCGCCTTCAAGTTTCATTGGGTACTTAAGACGACGCTCACCATGGCCATGCTCACGCAAGGCCGCGCCTTTCGCACAGTGACCACCAGCGTTAAATGGGTGATCAAAGGCTGGCTCCTGGCCAGTCCACACGCCATTTTGTACTTCGGCATAGATACCACAACCCACTGAACAGTGAGAACAGATAGTACGTTTGACTTCCGTTTTCGCGTCTGCCGGAACCGATTCGGCGTGTGCTTTTTTGATCATTCCTGGTGCGAACGCATAAGCACCTGCGGCTAAACCACCTGCCGCAATAGAAGAGTTACGCATAAATGCGCGACGGCTAAGTCCTAGCTTGTTTTCATTTTTGCTCACATTGTCGGAGCGTTTGGTTAGTTTCATGCTTTGCTCCTACAGTGTGTCGTAATAATCTTTAACATGCTGTGTTTCACGATAACCTGTTTTCTTCTCGTCATCGGATTTCACATCAACTAGCTCAGTGTTAGTTGCTGCATGTGCGGTACCTGAGATCACTGCGCCGGCGACTGCTGCTGTGGTCAAGCCCTTTAATAGGTTTCGACGATTTTCGTTAAATTCACTTTTATCGTCACGTTTGGTTTGTTTACTCATAGTTTGCTCCCTGAGTGGATACCTATCCGTTGTGATGGCATCTCTCGTTAGCTGACATTACT harbors:
- a CDS encoding ammonium transporter; protein product: MTPSVEHVHGAVQTLTQSSDTLFLLLGAIMVFLMHAGFAFLEVGTVRHKNQVNALVKILADFGVSAIAYFFIGYWVAYGGTFFADAETLSTGNGYELVKFFFLLTFAAAIPAIVSGGIAERARFYPVLLATFFTVGVVYPLFEGMIWNGNFGFQSLLEVSFGAGFHDFAGSVVVHGVGGWIALVAVIFLGMRKGRIRAGKHTNFAPSNIPFLALGAWILSVGWFGFNVMSAQTLEGISGLVAMNSLMAMVGGILASLFAGKNDPGFIHNGPLAGLVAVCAGSDLMHPIGALITGGVAGALFVWVFTYLQNKTQIDDVLGVWPLHGLCGAWGGIAAGIFGQQALGGLGGVSFASQVVGTAAGIVIALIGAGLVYGILDKITGLRLSEEDEYKGADLAIHKISSTNED
- a CDS encoding formate dehydrogenase subunit gamma, which encodes MSFGVHAEESKSNKVVQGEMTQLAGADYWRMVKEGVEGTTTSASPEHGVLISTPGETWYILKEKWMSPAGAVAIFGSITLVMLAYFIGGPMKLSGARTGRKLQRWSRMDRALHWSMAFVFLTLAFSGLMLVYGKHFMKPYVPTDLWGWTVYLAKQYHNYMGPMFLVLLVALLIKWWSKSIFTKVDVQWFMKLGGMAGKHKGSHPSAGFSNAGEKVLFWMLIIVGAVVAASGLILDFPIFGQTRRDMEWSNLIHMLAALILICGFIFHIYIGLFGMEGALEGMVTGEVDETWAKEHHDLWYEEVKHELDNPTPEPEKSPPSDAKTRSDMS
- the fdh3B gene encoding formate dehydrogenase FDH3 subunit beta, producing the protein MANMKFLCDTKRCIECNGCVTACKNENDDALQWGIQRRRVVTLNDGLPGENSISVACMHCTDAPCMAVCPADCFERTEDGIVLHNKDLCIGCGYCLFACPFGAPQFPKQAAFGERGKMDKCTFCAGGPETEDNSEEERAKYGANRIAEGKLPMCAELCSTKALLAGDAAKVSDIFRQRVVERGAKDAGWTDGNDLAYDATKS
- a CDS encoding formate dehydrogenase subunit alpha; translation: MKLTKRSDNVSKNENKLGLSRRAFMRNSSIAAGGLAAGAYAFAPGMIKKAHAESVPADAKTEVKRTICSHCSVGCGIYAEVQNGVWTGQEPAFDHPFNAGGHCAKGAALREHGHGERRLKYPMKLEGGKWKKLSWEDAIEEIGNKVLEIRKESGPDSVYWLGSAKHSNEQAYMFRKMASLWGTNNVDHQARICHSTTVSGVANTWGYGAMTNSFNDMHNCKSMLFIGSNPAEAHPVAMQHILIAKEKNRCQIVVADPRRTRTAAKANHYCSLRPGTDVAFIWGLLWHIFANKWEDQEFIRQRVYGMDEIRAEVAKWNPEEVERVTGVSEADVYKAAKILSENRPGSIIWCMGGTQHTTGNNNTRAYCVLELALGNIGKSGGGANIFRGHDNVQGATDLGVLSHTLPGYYGLAEGSWKHWAKVWDLDYEWVKARFDQNEYRGKKPMNNMGIPVSRWIDGVLENKDNIEQNDNIRAMFYWGHAVNSQTRGVEMQKAMQKLDMMVIVDPYPTHAAVMNNRTDGVYLLPATTQFETYGSVTASNRSLQWRDKVIEPLFDSKPDHEIMYLLTKKLGFEKELFKNVAVENNQPNIEDITREFNKGMWTIGYTGQSPERIKAHQQNWHTFHKTSLVAEGGPINGETYGLPWPCWGTPEMKHPGTHILYDTSKAVADGGGNFRARFGVEFEGNNLLAEDSYSLGCELEDGYPEFTDKLIKQLGWWNDLTEEEKAAAEGKNWKTDLSGGIQRVAIKHGCMPFGNAKARAIVWTFPDRVPLHREPLYTPRRDLVADYPTWDDSESIYRLPTMYKSIQDKDVSGEYPIVLTSGRLVEYEGGGEETRSNPWLAELQREMFVEVNPKDANDIGFKDGDMVWVEGAEKGRIKVKAMVTPRVKPGLAFIPFHFGGKFQGEDLTNKYPEGTVPYVIGEAANTATTYGYDPVTQMQETKVTLCNIKKA
- a CDS encoding twin-arginine translocation signal domain-containing protein, encoding MSKQTKRDDKSEFNENRRNLLKGLTTAAVAGAVISGTAHAATNTELVDVKSDDEKKTGYRETQHVKDYYDTL